In Mercurialis annua linkage group LG5, ddMerAnnu1.2, whole genome shotgun sequence, a single genomic region encodes these proteins:
- the LOC126681231 gene encoding protein PAT1 homolog 1-like, which translates to MEKGAGLEGLSEMDDLATTFAKLNRVVSGPRHPGVIGDRGSGSFSRESSSATDRAQDEELANWLDQQMFDNENGQEGKRWSSQPQPSSARYSESKPLHRTSSYPQEQPQLQRYSSEPILVPKSNFTSFPPPGGINQQISADFVNSLYLDRGPQTFSSSNLSPLSNSNLHLAGIHHRGNMSSSGLPFSNRPLHHWVNNAGLLQVDQSSLLQSILQHQLSHKNGLLSTQLMSTEKQRMHTPVQPSLAHFAAMQSHLYNSHPSSAHKMMLGLSDIRDQKHKSSHKGRHSARLSKQGSDASSQKSDSGWLQFRSKYMTAEEIESILKIQHVATHSNDPYIDDYYHQARLAKTSTGSRIKNPFCPSHMKELPSRGRNSTDLQSHLHVNNAPGKSPLSCIRRLKPLLDVDPPPGSGDGNSEKITERTLEQEPMLAARITVEDSLYLLLEVDDIDRFLRFNQLQEGGAQLRRKRQTLLEGLAASLQIVDPLGQTGKTAGMSSKDDIVFLRIVSLPKGRKLISRFLQLLFPGSELTRIVCMAVFRHLRFLFGGICSDSGAAETSANLVKTVCGCVNSMDLHALGACLVAVVCSSEQPPFRPLGSASGDGASVVLKSLLERASKVLNDPKGGVANYGLWQASFDEFFELLTKYCLIKYESILESVYATGTEGFDAEVRAATKCEMPVELLRACLPHTNEGQMELLRQFGQQRTSITGFKVAT; encoded by the exons ATGGAAAAG GGTGCAGGCTTAGAGGGGTTATCAGAGATGGATGATCTGGCAACCACATTCGCAAAG TTGAATAGAGTTGTGAGTGGACCAAGGCATCCAGGAGTTATTGGTGATAGAGGATCTGGATCTTTTTCAAGAGAAA GTTCATCTGCCACTGATCGGGCACAAGATGAAGAACTTGCCAATTGGCTAGATCAGCAAATGTTTGATAATGAAAATGGTCAGGAAGGAAAGAGATGGTCATCGCAACCTCAACCTTCATCTGCCCGATATTCTGAATCGAAACCATTGCACAGGACTTCCTCGTATCCTCAGGAGCAACCTCAGCTGCAACGGTATTCAAGTGAACCAATTCTTGTACCTAAATCAAATTTCACATCTTTCCCTCCTCCTGGGGGCATAAATCAACAGATCTCAGCAGATTTTGTCAATAGTCTTTATCTTGATAGGGGACCTCAGACCTTCTCTTCTTCAAATCTTTCTCCTTTGTCCAACTCTAATCTTCACCTTGCGGGGATACATCACCGTGGAAATATGTCGTCTTCTGGCCTCCCTTTTAGTAACAGGCCACTACATCATTGGGTTAACAACGCTGGCCTATTACAAGTAGATCAGTCTAGTCTCCTGCAGAGTATATTGCAGCATCAATTATCCCATAAAAATGGCTTATTGTCTACACAGCTGATGTCAACTGAAAAGCAGAGAATGCATACTCCAGTCCAACCATCTTTGGCTCATTTTGCAGCTATGCAGTCTCATCTTTATAATTCTCATCCTTCATCGGCACACAAAATGATGCTTGGTTTATCGGATATTAGGGATCAAAAACACAAATCATCCCATAAAGGCAGACATTCTGCACGTCTCTCTAAACAAGGCTCGGATGCAAGCAGTCAGAAAAGTGATAGTGGGTGGTTGCAATTTAGATCCAAGTACATGACAGCAGAAGAGATAGAAAGTATTCTGAAAATACAGCACGTTGCCACGCATAGCAACGACCCATATATAGATGATTATTACCACCAAGCTCGTCTTGCTAAAACATCTACTGGATCAAGAATAAAAAATCCCTTCTGCCCATCTCACATGAAGGAGCTCCCTTCTCGAGGTCGTAATAGCACAGACCTCCAGTCTCATCTCCATGTTAATAACGCTCCAGGAAAGTCTCCCCTCTCTTGCATACGCAGGCTAAAGCCTCTTCTTGATGTGGATCCTCCACCTGGATCTGGTGATGGGAACTCTGAAAAGATAACTGAAAGGACTTTGGAACAGGAACCTATGCTTGCAGCCAGAATCACTGTTGAAGATAGCCTATACCTTCTGCTTGAGGTGGATGATATTGATCGATTTCTACGGTTTAATCAGCTACAAGAGGGAGGTGCTCAGCTCAGGCGTAAGCGCCAGACACTGTTGGAAGGACTAGCAGCATCCCTTCAGATTGTTGATCCTCTCGGCCAAACTGGTAAAACAGCTGGCATGTCCTCTAAGGATGATATTGTGTTCCTGAGGATAGTTTCGCTTCCCAAGGGTCGAAAGCTTATCTCTAGGTTCCTTCAGCTTCTTTTCCCGGGTAGTGAACTCACCCGAATTGTATGCATGGCAGTATTCCGTCACTTGAGGTTTCTGTTTGGCGGCATTTGTTCAGATTCAGGTGCAGCTGAAACAAGTGCGAATCTTGTGAAGACGGTGTGTGGATGTGTGAACAGCATGGATCTGCATGCACTGGGGGCTTGCCTTGTTGCAGTTGTGTGTTCTTCAGAACAGCCTCCATTTAGGCCTCTGGGCAGTGCTTCTGGGGATGGGGCGTCTGTTGTTTTGAAGAGTCTTCTTGAGAGGGCGAGTAAAGTGTTGAATGACCCAAAGGGTGGGGTGGCCAATTATGGGCTTTGGCAGGCATCGTTTGATGAATTTTTTGAACTTCTGACAAAGTATTGCCTGATTAAGTACGAGTCAATACTAGAATCAGTGTATGCAACGGGTACAGAAGGTTTTGATGCAGAGGTGCGGGCAGCTACGAAATGTGAGATGCCTGTGGAGCTCTTACGGGCATGCCTTCCTCATACAAATGAAGGGCAGATGGAGCTCTTACGACAATTTGGGCAGCAAAGAACTTCTATTACAGGGTTTAAAGTAGCCACATGA